In Lactuca sativa cultivar Salinas chromosome 5, Lsat_Salinas_v11, whole genome shotgun sequence, the DNA window CTGCTGTTAAGTTCTGATTTTATGTCTAAAGTTCCGATTTTATCTTTAAAAGTTTCGATTTTTGCCATTCTTTCTctaaaattttcgattttttgcTCTTGAATGTTTGATGTTCACTTGATTTTGCTGTTAGATTCATACATACCTGAATTTTATACTGGACCTTTGAGTGTTGGCATAAAAGTAAACTACTTTGttaatctttaaggtaacctgtTGAAAAGAACTTGTTACTACTCTtattgacatgtattcaaaatgTGGGTGCATAGATAGTGCAATGAGAATCTTCAATGAAGCAGATAATAAAGATGTTTATGTTTGGACAACAATGATATCAGGACTTTCAATCCCTGGACTATGCAAAGAAGCTTTGGAATTGTTTGAGAATATGAAGAATCTTGAAATCGATGCCCAAAAGTTATTTGCTCGATCTGGACAACTACAAGAAGCCCAAAAGTTTGTAAAATTCATGCCAATCAAACCAGATTCTGTAATGTTCAGAACTTTGATTTGGGTTTGTAAAGTTCATGAAGACACAGAAAGATTGGAGCATTTGATTGAACAATTTCAAGATTCTTGTTCTTATTGTGGGGCTTATGTGTTGCTtggtaaactcactttttattgGGTTGTTTATTGAAAATGCTTGAAATTATAGCTGTGTGTAGCAGGGTCAATGGTTGGTGTTTGTTATGTgcgtgtgttttggtggttgcaGTCATAACAGTTGGCGTGAGTTGTGTCATGGGGACTTATGAAAGTGGATTGAAGATTGGAAGATTGGTATTCAAACGTTAAATTGAATTTAATGATCTCATTACAAAATGCATTGCTATGTACAATGCTTCCCTGGAGTTGTCTTGAATTCAATGGTGATGGATATTGACAATATTGCCCTTTTGGAAATCATGAACAAAGTTGTAATCTAGGGTGAAAAATTATTGATGATTGAAATATGGCTTCAAAAGTGAGGTTTTATGAGGTTCTATTGTtgttgaatgttttttttttcctgttgaacttttgacttttgttgtTGAGATTGATAAATGTTCAGAATTTGCAATTGATTTGGTTGTTGTTCAGTTCATGTTTGTTGTTCAGTTCATGTTTGTTGTTCATATGATCATTTGCTAATGATGTtgataaatttatatgtttattgatttTGCTGGTTATGTTCTCGATGAATTCATCCCTTTGCTTATTATTgttgaaagggtaaaatggtcattttcatcAGTAAGCATATGCAGTCAGAttaacaatcaaacaacataattTCTTACTCAATCAGAATTTCTTATCCAGACAAATCTTTCTCAGTCAGCGTTTTTTCAGTCAGcagaaaaaataaatttaaagacCAAACATGCAACTGACCACAAAAATGATTTTTGTTATTGgcaaaataatacattttctaaTAATACCAAAAAGTGAGATATATCGCTTGAATAAAATCCAAAATCAAAGCATAGGAAATAGAGTGGAGCTACCAAACGCTGCAGATAATCTTCCATGGTTTGCATGGGATGGAATCTTGATATTTTGAGTCACAATTTGTTCTTTGTCAAGATTTTAGATTCATTAACACTCTATATATGTAACCGACCCTGTTGCGTCCCCCCAACTTGACACCTTCCTTCCGATCCAAACACACAAAATCTCCGATCCGTGCGCCTACCCCTTTCCCCACTTTTCTCCTTTCTCCTTTCTCCTTTTTCCCCTTTCTCTCTCATCTCTTCAATccctctttttttcttttctctctttATTCTTCTTTTTGTTTCCAGTAAAATAAGCAATAGAAATCAAAGAATCAAAAGGGATTGATGGCATTGAGAAGGAGGTGAGGTTGGGCGACACGCATTGGGAAGGAATCAGAATCTTTTTGCTGCTGAAAACAGGGTTGGATTCGTCCGGAAAAGGAGCTCTGaaaaacaagttttttttttttttttttgtgagtgGTGTTTTGTCTTTGTTCGATTCCCCAAGAAGGGTATAATAGCAGAcacaaagagaaagagagagatgatAAAAGGGCATTGTTAGGGATTAAACTGTTTAGGTATATGTATTGATAGTGAAATGTCTGAATTGGTGGCCCGCACTGGTCGTCATCAGCAGCGTTATGAGGCCGGTTGCCGTCTCATCGCCGGGTATACTGTTCTCCCCTTTCTTGTTCCTCTTCGtgttttaatttataaaatttcCCATTTGCCTTTGTTTAATATCAAATCCAGAATATTCCCCTAACTATTTCAATCTTTAAGCTTGTTTATAAGAAGCACCTGCATTCTCTTTCCCCAAATTTAGATAGGTTATTCTCGATTTCTGCTTGTTGTTGAGTTATTCATACATCTGTCAGTGTAATCCAGGATTTCTGTTAAATTGCGTAATTCTTCATTCAATGCTTTCTGTTATCTTCTTGAATCTTGCTTTCTGTTCTACTATTCAACTCCAGTAGGGAGTTTAAGACGCTATAGGCAGCTATTGCATATGAAGTATTCACTTCCCCGAGTTTCTCCTTGTTCTGTAAATTAGCTTCTGTGGTAATTGTTAACAAATGAGCAACACAACAACAAGCTTGTAACTATCCATTTTGGCATCTGCAGTTCATTTAGTAAGAGATAAAATGTTGATATATGAGTTTCAATAGTTCTCAAAGTAACTTTCTTTATGATTATGATTAGGTGCATTCCCTTCAGGTTTCGGTACTCTGAAGGCAGTAATGGTAGCAAATCTGAGAAGATTTTGGAGGTACTAATGATCAACTCTACAAGTGGACCTGGTCTTTTGTTCCCAAAGGTACAAATTACAAACAACTCCATTTTAGTTATTGGTCATTTTGTGTTTGATTTTATGTTTTGGAATTGTGTATTATTATTAGGGTGGATGGGAAAACGATGAAACTGTTGAGGAGGCAGCTGCACGTGAAGCATTGGAAGAGGCTGGAGTTCGAGGGGAATTAATGGTCAGTTTAAGAATGCTCACTCATGTTATTTATCAGTTTTTTTAGGCATCTCCTTTGTTTTTATATATTAGTATcacaataatatatttgaaaataATGTTAACTATTGTATCTTTTATGACATTATCAACAGCATTTTCTGGGGCACTACCATTTCAAAAGCAAAACATTACAAGATGAATTTAGCCCTGAAGGCAGGTGTCGAGCAGCAATGTTTGCATTGTTTGTGAAGGAAGAGTTGGATTCATGGCCAGAACAGAGCCGTAGGGTCAGAAGTTGGGTCACAATACCTGAAGCTGTCGAGTGTTGTCGCCATTCATGGATGCGTGAAGCTCTTGAAAACGCCTTCAAAAAATGGACTGCTGATGCTATGATCATATTAATGGAACATCACTAACTCATCGACTTTTATCttttcataaaaagaaaaaaaacatgttatcatTTTGCCTTTGGCTTCTTCAACCAGGTTTCTTGTTTTTTAGGCACAACAAACTGTTTCTATCTTTTAACTGTCTTTGggtgagatttttttttttgaatcagTTTAAGACTAGTGTTGACACTTGAAACTAGTATTAcccttttctttcctttctttacTTTGGTTACAGTTTTCAAACTAAAGAAGATCGGGTTGAGTTGATTCTGTAACATACAAGATTTTCTTAGACAAAAGAAGCCCGATGAAAAAGCTTTTGTGATAAAAATTTGTTGGTATCTTTCAAACTATAATCTTGGTCTGTTGTTATACTTTGAGAAGCATAAATAATTACAATCTACGTCTTGCCTAAAATTTGAAGAATTTGTTGTTGGTTCAAAAAATTATAACGTGTAATTTCACATGATATGAAATGAATTTCCGTACTATATCATGGAATTCGAATATTATCGGATAAAGTTCATGTTATAATATGAAATGCATATTTACCTTTGGAATTGTAACACAGAGTTCACACGGTATAGCCTGGAATATACATATAATAACATTAAATTCACATATTAAAAAAAGGAAATAAGATTTAATAAACTGTAATCTGTTTCGGATCCTATGGGTGATCCAAATGATTACCTTAGCACTCCAAACATATCCTGAAAAAATATCCAACATTTGGTCCTATAAACAAATGTAAAACCCAACAACGGGAAATATCCAACATTTGGTCCTATAAACAAATGTAAAACCCAACAACGGGATAACAAACTAGGATGCGAAAATACGATAACAATGTTTAATAATGAGAGAAAAATTGTATCAAGATATAACAAATGAAAATGGCAAACAAATAAACTTATGGACACGAGCACTTAACGTTGTTCCACAATAAGAGTGATTGTGTACATTCACAAAGAGAAACAGACAACTTGTATTATCAATTAACaatcaaattgggttacaaataACTTACAAGTGaccaaaataaaaaaacaaaaccctTTTGTCTTCAAAGAGAGGAAAGAGAAAAACTAGTGTAACACTTGAATCTTGGTATGTTTCATTATTGCCCTTTGTTATTTTAAAagttgcatttttggtccttgtgtAGTACGCGGGACGTACCACATGCtatgcttagcgtacaagctGTGAAGCgaatacgtggggcgtaccacttggtacgcttagcgtacttatTCGAGGTGGGATCGGGACTCCGgacacgtacgcggggcgtacatgctATTTAGTGAAACTCTAATTTTTGGGGTTAGACACTCGATAATCACACGAATGGCTCATGTTACCCTCATTTCTCAGCCTTCACTGACCTTATAACCTCATTTTGAAACCCTAGACCCTTCCATTGTGTTTTTGAGCTCATTGTGTGCTTCTTGGTGTGTTTTGGTTCAttatcaagaaaaaggagtttggGTGCAAGGTTGttgatcaaggaagagcttgtagatcctaATTCTCTACTCCATTTCCAGcatgtttgaggtaaaaagctatgaTCTTGTTAATTAGAAGTTTAGATCTAGTTTATATGAGTTATTGACCCTTTTGGCCccatgaatgagatctagtggtttgacACCACTCCAAGAGctatgagttgccactcttggtgtttccGAGGTTCAAAGTCCATAAAGCTGGCACCTTTAGGGTTTAGAATCACCCATGCATGAGATTATGTCCATTTAGTGAAAGTAAAGTGCTATATCTGGAAGTTGGGttcttttggggcatgcaaagtcaccaagtcagtgactttatggttctagacgcTTATTAGGGATTGGATATGTGGTTTGGACTTCTagtcttaagcattaagtgcttaaagtGGGTTTTTGGCTTAATGGGTGAGTACGCTTGGTGTATAAGTCTGTACGCGCGACGTACAGGCCATTtagcatgtacgcttagcgtacaaccgATTATGCCTCGTGTACTCAGTCTGTTGGGTTTTGTGTTTTGGGCTTCGaggttgggcctttcttttgggcctaAGTGCTTGGGTTCTTATTGGGCCATCTAAGTGCAAGTGTTTTGGACTAGGTGAATgggtgggctttagggtaaggcccatgtaagggtttgggatcaatttggaaaattgggccaagtaTGGGCCTTGAACGGTTAGTtggattttgggccttttggattatAGGTTTGGGCTAAGTCTTGGTCCAACctaggtaaggggtaaaatggtctttttaccctaagtatagaTTGATGGTTACAGATTGaaatccaattgttaattggatgCTATTTGGTTttgatagctcggggattcgTCGGACTACAACCAGAGATTTAGTCGTGTGATTCAGcaatcgaggtgagtttcctcacagggtttagcgggtctaaggcaccaatgtcatcccttgttatttatgttaggatgctaggagtctGCGTGACCCTTACATGTGATATGTGCTGctatgtataccgggcgggggGCGATGTCGGACGAGGCCCGATGACTGTATtgtatgatattttttttatgatcattgcatgtgctagtatgattatgtgatatacgTCTATGTGTATAGTGGACGGGGCCCGATGTTAGGTGGGGCCTAAGAataacagatctgtataccgagcggggctcgatgtcgggcaggAAGCAAAGCCGATTGGGACTCGAtaccgggcagggcccgatggagggcgggggcccaatatttgatttattatgtatggtattaggtagtttggggaactcactatactttgtgcttacggttttcagtttatgtttcgggtacttctagtcccaaggggaagagctcgggatgactgtatTGCACACACCACATAGTTCCGCTTTTGTGATTTACTTTGATTTGAGATGATGTTTGATACACTTATATTGATTGATGATGACTTTGGAATactgtttttattaaattaaaaatgaaaatttttgggtcatatttttgggacATGACAACTAGGCATCCGGTTTCAAGAGCTAGAAATCTAGAATTTTTGGGTAACTTTAAATTTTTATTTCAACAAGTTaataatacataaataaaaattaataaatgtatataCAATAACAAAAATTGATCATATTATTAGTAAAAATAATAGTCGAAGAAGTTAAGAGTGCGTTTGGTTACAAAATTTTTTCTAGTTTTCCATGtaaattttcaaatgaaaatgaaaatttggaaAACGTGTTCCAAGAAAATGTAACTTTTCTATTTTCCAAATTGTTTGTAAAttagaaaaatgattttttttacagTTTTCTAAAGCTTTCTAAATTTCTAATATGAAAAATGAAAACTCCACCATCTCCACCCGAAcgtgttttctaaaattttcatagAAAACTGAAATATAAACCCAACTCTATTTTCTAAAAACATTTTCCTGAGAAatgaaaacaatttttcacaaccAAAGACATCCTCAATATTTAAGTTATAACATTTTGGGTTCAAGGATCGAAAGGTCAAAACGAGGAAAGTGTTTTGACGAAAGAGTGGACCCAAATATGGAAGGTTGGACCATTAAAGCATAATATAGATGAGGAAGGACTAGTTGGGTTAATATCCAAAGTTAAATGTCACAAATAAGTAGAAGGTGGCAGTTTAGTCAAATATGCAATCTTGAGGTTAGAATTCACAAATATGGAAAATAAGATGCAACATCCCCCCTCTCCCTCGCTTATGTGTTAATTTGGAAGATTGGAGCTCTCTTCATGGCTATTTCCCTCTTCCATTGGTGGGTTGAATTAATAGATGGTTATCTAATAAACAAGCATTCCTCATCAAATTCTAGCTCTAGGAGCATATATCAACATAAAATGAATGAGAGAATAGGGATGGCGATTTTGAGGTTTTAAAAGGAGCCGTATGGTTGGAGTTTGAAGTTCAAATGAAGAATTGAATATATGAATCAAAGCATAGGAGGCGTAAAGGTAAAAAACCTCCTAATTTACATTGAAAatttaaattagggttttggctaTGGAGTCAAATCCGTTTTTAACAAGTATTGATAGTTACAGTTTGGTTTTCTAACCCTCCTTGAGTGGTTTATGGTTCTAATCGCAGTCTTATCATTTGCTTGATGGAATTAATGTTTGGGTAAAATCTAACCATGAACCCTAGATTGCAAATCGAGGATTAGGAAGTTGTTAAGATTTGTAAATAGATTCAATGATCATAAATATGGTTTTAATGCAATAAATCCATACTTGTTGTACGACCCATTGGATGAAAGAATCTAACGCTTGAAAGATGGAATTGGGGCTTTTATTGTTGAATCATGATCATATTGCGATTATTGAATGTCCCAAAACATATatactttttttattttgaattcatCAAATCACATAGTATTTGTCCAAAAATCCATCATAGTTACAAATGTATCATAATCATCAGAGTACAATAACTATTATCAATGCGGAAAAATCATCAGGGGGATAATGTTGTGCAATAAATTTGGGCCCTTCCCTTTAGAACTGGAAGTACCTCAACTGTTAAAACCACAagaccataagcacaaagcttatttggttccccaaaataccacataccatacaaatggccctagcccaacatacaaatggaTCCAGTCCAATATGAAAATAGGCCCAACCTGACGAAAATGAAAATGGGCCCAACCTAATATACATACAAATAGGCCCAACCCAATATACATacaaatgcaagagtcacaaagacatctagcatcctacatagtatagtaagAAGATCCACATGACTCACGAAATCAACTAAGAACACAGCTCACTGCAACACGGACTTTGCAACGAACCATCTATTGAATCAAATAAGGTCCCACCGTCTAACCTCTAAAACTAGTcattttgacctaaagtcaagctAGGtcaacaagttaacggtcaaggttaaagtcaacagtcaacactTCCATTTGCTGACCCTCACGTCGTGGGAAACGGACTCAACTCGGTCCTAACTAGTTCACGAATCAACTCAGTCTTAGCTCAACTCAGTCTCAATCCATACCATTGTCACGTCGTGATGTGCTGGTCATCACATCGTGATAGAATCAGTTCAAGTTCATCCAAGAAAACCCCATTCGTCATGTCGTCCCATAAAGGGCGTCATGTCGTGAAAACTGGTTATCctagcttaatggattaagccattTTTTATCGATTCCATGCACTCCAAAAATCATATCTGATTCTTcccaaggtcttaatggataaagtttccaactttatccattaggatatCCCTCTAAGCCAAGATCTCAAGTCCAAGGTCCTTTTAGGCAACTTGATGCATGGAAtcaaccattaagcacttaattcaTAAAGTcttcaatccaaaacataaaacaAGGTTGTAAGGACCCTAACGATCcctaaaaatgaaaactttatagacatgcatgccaAATACATGTCCTTTCCCAAACCTAGGTGAAAAGAAGCAATGTGACCAAAAATCCATGCAAGGCTCCCAAACCACCGTTACAACCTAGATTTATGAGATAATATACTCTTGGGACACAAAGagatcataaagttgcaaactttatctcttCTAATCATCCCATCACCATAAATGGGGCCAAATATGGCATAAAGCTTAGATCTAATAGGCATACAACGAAACGATGGGAGTTTGAGTGATGGGTTTTACatgtaataatgcggaaaaattCCTTATACTCTTAAtggtacatgcaacctattttGATCTATGTCATAACACTATTGAAGTAACATACTATGGAACGACAAAACTAATTAACCTTAGTAGAAATCAAATTCATAATCAAGAACACATACCTTTTGTATATCCCAATCAAGATAATCGAAGTCTTGTAGTCTCTTTGGAAAACCTAGCTCCAATAGTGTGcgagcctctaatggttcacacccaaaatgCAAGAAACCCTAGGATTGAAGGAGAGAGGGGAAAGAGGAGGATAATTTCGTTCTCCCATTTAAGAATAAGAGTGCCATGAAAATTAGTTGCctaagggtcctatttatagtcttGGTAACTTAGGGACAAAACAAGATTTGAATGATTAAATATTACATTTAGTCCTAATCTAAATCCTTTCCTTATATACCATCAATAGGCCTCTAGAAACCCTTAAAAAAGCTCCAAAATCAACCATGCGATGGACTATTTTAGAATCGcctcttttctttttcaactattgaataattactaTTCACCCATTGTACCTTTAATCCATTCTAATTAATCCTGAATTAATTCTAGActaattctgattaataatttaatcaattttgactatttctaattaatttattattcatataataaattaagaaattataaattaaaattttaaattattatattaatcacataatatatttacaaaacattttatctctctctctctctccctctctctctctccctctctctctctctctctctctcctttgaTCAATCTAAGCCATtttctagttatgagggcaatCCAAAAAGGACATTACTTTTATTCATCAACATTATACTAATTGAGTTAGGACCATAGATACTGTAACACCCATGTTCCAGAATGGTTAAGCTTACTTCTATTAGGGACCGAAGACGAAGTTTTAGGGGAAAACACTATGCCATGAAGTGGTGAATGGATGCCCACGACGTGTCACTAATTAAATGTACCTCATGTTTTATTTGACCACTACGTTGTGCCCAAGTTGACCATTGCATGGCGGCTGTTCTGGCCCAAGTCCATGATTCTTTTAGGGTTTGATTCATATTTAAACCCTCTAAGCCATTTATGGGGTTCATTTtaagcctccatcaccctcaagtttcagaaaccctaaccttaatTTCTCCTTGTAAGTTGAGAGTCTATTTTGGTGAATTTGGTTGCTTATGAAGAATGAAGAGGCATTTGAAAGGATTGTAGTGCTTCTTGGCTGAAGTAAAGACCTCTTTTGGGCAtctctggacctttgtaagtgtctaaCTTCCTTGGTTTATGGTTTAAAGTGGCTAGATCTTGAATATTGTCCTATGTTCTCCATGTTTGGCCAATTTTGGAAGGAAGgagtcataaagttggcaactttataacTCTCGTGAGTTCTAAGAGCATCATATGTTGTGGATCTAGTCTTTGGTAGAATTTCTTGTCATTTGCTTGAGTTTTGGTCTTTAGGGctcattttgacctaaaatggattttagacatgtattggacatgcGTATCTATAAAGATTTCATCCTTATGATAGATCTAGTATGAAAAACCCTTCTGGAGTGGTTGGGTTAAGGACTTTTTTAGTTTAAGGACTTAATGGTTAAGACTTTATGGTATTTTGCTTCATTTGTACCCAGGGTTGGAGATCTTGAACTCATtgggtgtcttaatggataaagttggaaactttatccatttagaccatATAATGGACCGAATATGAGGTatggagctcttggaatcgaaggaatcgacttaatccattaagctgcTGGAATTCCAGTGCCCACGACGTTGCCAAAGGTCGCCACGTTGTGACGATTGGGAATTTCCTGTCTGTGTGATTGTATGAGGGCCATGATGTGGCCAAGGAAGGACACAACATGGCGGTTGACTGAAGTCATCGATGgtcgttgactttgaccgttgacttttgacctaGGTTGTTTTTGGTCAAAATGGTTGGTTTTAGTATATAGACTAAGTTTGGACCTTGTATGATGTGATATGAGTGTTGTGATAGCTATTGCAAGGCTTGGAGCTGTGGTTTTAGCTGATTTGTGAGTCAGGTGAGTTTCTTCATTATACcagtgggtcgaagacaccaatgtcaaCCTACTAGGATGTTTCATGTAGGATGCTAGCTGTGTTTGTGATTCTTACATTGTATGTTGGGGTGGGCCCATTGGGATGCATGTAGGGCTAGGCCTATATGCATGAGTGAGATTGGCCCGTtatatgttgggctaggcccatggTATGATGGGTGTTAACACGCTGTCGTGCacatattaagcaaataaattatcactattggttgcactaaaaatatagcacagggaagcagggtcgaatcctcagggacacaacctaaaagtcaatgcctttttgcatcaagCATGTTCTAGTCAAGAAACAGAGTATAAAAGGGGGATtttgaattaaactaaaaactaaaaattcgatgatataaacaaaaataaaaaataaaagcggTATCAGCTCTGCAGCGACTTTCCTAATCGTGCAATCAACATTGACCTGGTTATTTGAGATGCGTtatatctaagttggtactgagaaaaactaacaagctctagtataatctcttttaccttatttagttaaccaaaacaagctcttcaattaaccctaactttctACTGCCTaatcaaacaagctcttaattaagataAGATAATTTGCATTATAATCTTTGTAAATTTCCCAGCAATACCTAATACTTCTCATAAGCTCGGAACAGTAAAGATACGATTTTTAcagtttataataaagtcaaatcccaAACACAAAACCAatttattacttgttacttattaccaatTGACAAGAACATTTACGaattctattaactgattaactggaatgattaaaccctagctaggtgatcagactaacaagaattcaaaaccaaacattcattaagaacaaaactgaagaatctagatagaaacataAATCAAAAAGTACTTGTCTTTGCAAAACTGAAAACTAAGGTTTTAGCCATACATGGCTAAAAtctgataaaaaaaaatgaaaagcgacatcaaacaactaatcttactaatccacttgaaggagatgatccacagtcttcagatcttcaAAAATCAGGGAAGAAATGCCTCCAAAATTGTATTTTCATCGTCTGGTACCTCTGGATTCGCCAACTTAGGTTACTGGAAGGTTATGAGGGTCTATTTACAtgtacaacaacaaaaacaacgcGCATGTGATCGCATGTATCAAAGTTGCGATCGTAGGTTTTGAAGAAAACTCATCACAggcctttttaatgaagtaggatgctattttggCACTTTTTGGGGTACCTGCGATCGCATATAGGGAAGCTGCGATCGCATGTACATATGTTGCGATCACATGTTTTGAGTTTTTACTCCCGGATGAATTTTTGGGACAAAAAAACCTTGAATCCAAGTTTTGACCAAAGTTGCTATCGCATAAAGGCTCCATGCGATCACATAGACCAAAGTTGTGACCGCATGTTTTTCATAAGATGTCCGAAATTTCTTCTACTTTTTAGATCATTTTTAATCGCACCAATCGGAGTtatggttcatgagatatggtcaaaatactgacagggggtcaaagctgccaacaacatcctttaactttagattACATATTCTATCTTCGAATGATGAATTCgatcgaatgtttcttgaccaaagcatCTTGCAAGCATTCCTTCTTAATCCTTCATAAGTCTCAAGCTCCGTTTTAAGCTCCAAACATGCATCCTGCTGCTCCCAAAGCATTTCTCCATTTGAACTATCTGAAATTGACTTAAAAACATGATCAGTACGAGAATTCTAACAAAAGACATGagcaaaacattatttaattatATGACAcacaaatgtacaaaatatgatgctaaaatgataataaaagCTACCCTATAAGATGCATGAAATGACATCTAACAAATCTCCGctagcttaaaccttacttgccctcaagtaagaAAAAGATAAAACATTATAAACAAACAGAAAGATGCAgataacataaaaataaatttagaataaaataaaagaaaataaaaacttaAACTAAAATACTTCacttttttttgtcacatgatcAGATTTCACAACGAGGAAGCTCCAATGAGATCGAAGATTTATTATGGATTTCTACAAGATTGTTGTCCCTCTTACCAAATTAACCAGGAAGGG includes these proteins:
- the LOC111889434 gene encoding nudix hydrolase 16, mitochondrial — its product is MSELVARTGRHQQRYEAGCRLIAGCIPFRFRYSEGSNGSKSEKILEVLMINSTSGPGLLFPKGGWENDETVEEAAAREALEEAGVRGELMHFLGHYHFKSKTLQDEFSPEGRCRAAMFALFVKEELDSWPEQSRRVRSWVTIPEAVECCRHSWMREALENAFKKWTADAMIILMEHH